AACGTGTCCCTTATTTGACACCTTAATCTAACGATTATTTAATTAGGAGTGATTTTGCTTTGTGACAATTACCATAAATTCAAGACTTCCACATGTGACATTCAGCTTGGTGTTGCTCACATCCTCTGACGCAGAATTTTGTCCATAAATGTGCAGTTTTGTGCTCCTCCAAATGCAGAGTTGAAAAACAGGGAAAAAGCAGCGCCGTCTGCAGGGGTGGACAGCAAGGACAGTAATAATACTCTGTATCAGCATTTCTGAAAATCAGGTCTTTGGACGCGTGGGCATTCATATGAAATACCAGAGGGTCAGTAGAAAGTTTGTGAGCAAAGCTGTAAACAAAAAATTTTGGAGTGCACAGCAATTTTTCCAAAAGCATAACAAAAAAATCTCCttttcaaaatctttttttttttgttttgttatgaaaGTCAGATTGTGTGTGATTTTGATTCCTAAGTTCTTGTGTTGTGAACATGAAACACGCAAGACTAAATGTTGCTTTTTGACCAATCATTCCTTTCTGTCTTTAACAACATGcttaatgttattaaaaaaaactgaactatAAATCGACTGGAAAACGTGTGTAAACTAACCTTTATGGCGTATTATAAGGACAGTGGAACTGAATTATTACCATATCTCCATGAAGATTTCCTCCATCGTATAATTCCACATGGTAGCACCAATACAGTTGTCTCCTTTTCATTTTGGCATGTTTGAAAGCTGTAAAGGcaatacggtggctcagtggttagtggctagcactgtcatctcacagcaagaaggtcgctggtttgaatcctggctgggtcagttagcatttttgtgtggagtttgcatgttctcctcgtgttcacgtgggtttcctccgagtcatccagttttccccacagtccaaatacatgcgatataggtgaattgaataaactaaataggtggtagtgtgtgtgtgtaaatgagagtgaatgggtgtttcccagtactgggttgcagctggaagggcatccgctgtgtaaaacatacactggataagttggcggttcattccgctgtggcgacccctgatgaataaagggactaagttgaaggaaaatgaatgaatgaatgaatgaatgaatgaaagctgcaAATTGAAGAGATTCTTAGATACATATGATGTGATATAACCTGATGTGGAGGACCAAAAAATCTAAGTCTTTACGTTAGTACATTTTGAAGTACCAAACCTTATACTCAAGAAACTTTAAACCAAAGCCAGCTTCATTGAGAATCAttgcattaaacatttaattgaaacaaaaaaatgcattgcaAAAGTAGTGGGGGAAATGTGaatctataaaacatattttcttgAGGAGAAAAAGTGGTTTGAGAATATTACGTGAATATAATTCTCCAATACAAAGTGTGTAGATATAAAAAGAGTTTGCAGTATTAACATGGTCCTTTGTTTTAAGGATCCTTGGCTAACCAACATGTTCAttcaaaaacaattcaaaatgcttaaagtgTTTTGCTGAGAGGTCACTGTAAAATGAAGCCCATCAACACTTAAGGGATTACATTGGCCATCTATTTGATTGGTGTGTCAGGGTCTTAAATTGACTAGTGCAAATATACGAGTACATCCTCTAGAAGTCCACTAGTGACTGATAGTAGAACCTGTGGTCTTTAGTGTCTACCTTTCAATGCCAGAAATGCCAGTTTTTAACCCGACTCTGAATGGGAAATGTACAGTAGACCTGGACGGGAtaaattggtgccatgacccagaaaGATTTGAAGTTTTTTATGTGAGTAATTCTACCTCTCCTGGTCTAAAGAGGTGCACTGGCTACTGATGGTAGAAGCTGTGGTCTTTATTGTCTATCTTTCTATGCCAGAAACACCAGTTTTTAAATGCTACTCTGAATGGGAAAAGTACAGTAGACCTGGAGGGGATAactggtgccatgacccagaagGATTTGAAGTTTTTATGCGAGTAAATCTACCTCTCCCGGCCTCAAGAGGTGCACTAGCTACTGATGGTAGAAGCTGTGGTCTTAATTATCTACCTTTCTATGCCTGAAATACCAGTTTTTTTGTACTCTGAATGGGAAAAGTACAATAGACCTGGAGGGGATAactggtgccatgacccagaagGATTTGAAGTTTTTATGTGAGTAAATCTACCTCTCCTGGCCTCAAGAGGTGCACTGGCTATTGACGGTAGAAGCTATGGTCTTTAGTGTCTACCTTTCTATGCCAGAAATGCTAGTTCTGATCCTACTCTGAATGGGACAAGTACATGAGGTGATCAGTTGGTACCGTGAACCAGAATGATTTGACATTTTATGTGAGTAAATCTACCTCTCCTGGCCTCAAGAGATGTGCTGGCTACTAATGGTAGAAGCTGTGGTCGTTATTGTCTATCTTTCTATACCAGAAATGCCAGTTTTTAATCCTACTCTGAATAGGAAAAGTACAGTAGACCTGGAGTTGAtaaattggtgccatgacccagaagAATTTGAAGTTTTTATGTGagtaaagcctagttcacactacaagattttaaacatcggcagatcactgcgctgttcacactacatgacttgattttgtgttttttaatcgatgtggtgttcacactacacaacactacataaatgatccacaagagggggtgACACtctacaagatctgacaacaactagttccccaacagctcagtccagctaccaaaccacagccaatgaaatggtGCCGTCACCCAgaattatttgaacattttatgtGAGCAAATCTACCTCTCCTGGCCTCAAGAGATGCACTGGCTACTGATGGTAAAATCTGTGGTCATCAATGTCTACCTTCTATGCCTGAAATGCCAGTTTTTACCCCACTCCGAATGGGAATAGTATAGTAGAGGTGATAAATTGGTGACCCAGAAGGATTTGAGTGTAAAGAGGCCAGTAAAAATTCAATCACACTGACTAACTGTAAAGGCTACAGACTTTAACATGTTTGTTAGCATGGCCCAATAAGTGCCAGTTTGATGGAGTGTAATGGCGGCTAGGAATAGGAGTTGTGTAAGTAAATCTCACTCCCAGAAAATAGACGCTGTTTAAAAAACATCCCTCACCTGGCCTCAAGTGATGCACTAGCTATTGACGGTAGAGGCTGCGGTCTTAGCATTTTTGTTAGCTTGCACCCCCCTTCGCCATGCTATTTCAAATCTCGCTTGGTCCGAGGAAAGCAGAACCAGCCCCAGAATGTGGGGAATGAGAGTGAGGTAAGGGGTAAAAGTAATGGAGGCCCGCATGTTGGAGTTATGTGATGCAAGAGACTGCGATCTTTACCCTCCTTGTAGGTGCACACACCCACATGCCGCCATACCGGAAAAGCTAATCAGAATCTCATTTAGAGCGGGGCAAGCAAAAGCAGAAGGGTTACATTGGTGTCATGAATGGTTGGAATGAGGTTTAGGGTTAAGTTCAATGAGGGCAACCAAATAGGGGAGTAAACCTCACTCCCTTGGCCTCAAGAGGTGAACTAGTGACTGATGGCAGAGGCTGCGGTCTTTCAAGTCTCTGTTAGTACGTCATTCCCCCAAGTCAGAAACACGGGTTTGAATGGGGCAAGTAAAAGTAGAGGGGTTACACTAGCTTGTGTTTTCAGCATCAAGAAGGACAGTGCTGCAAGCTTCACCAAGGTTTGCTTGACCATGCTAGTCTATCTATAACTGACAGGTTATTAAATATATGTGGTctgtattgcatttatttaacaattgTACAAATATTACTTGGTGTACAGTCTATATCCCAACACCCAGAGTATGAATACATATCAACATCTTCTTAATAAATATGTGAAACTGTTTTACTTATTTTGGCAAGTTCCTCAACAGAGTGCATCCCTTCGGGACCAATTCTGTCATAAGACTAGCTCCTTGTTTTAACAGCTACAAATTCATAATGAACCGCAACACATTCCTCCACAGACACCATCAGTGATTGGTATGTATAACAGTTACATATATTTGTAATGCATGCATACGTGAGATGAGTTGAAATTGAGGTGTCAGTGGGGGTGTTTCCCCCCTTCATGCTTGTTCTGCTCTAGGAGAATCAGGCAGGGGAAAGCTGAGGTGATTCACACATGAGTCAACGGCTATCAGCTATATAAGTCCAAGCACTCATGGAGCCCGGCATCATACAGTCCTCACATCTCAAAGGTAAGCCACCTTCACTCATACACTATCTGACACTGCTATGAGGTAACAGTGTAGTGTTTTCATTTATAGTCTTTAGAATGCTATTTTCCTGTTCATTTGATTTAGAAACTAGGTTTAATATTCCACAATGGGAATACAATAAGATTAAAGAGCTTTCGGAATTAAGCAATCATTGTTTATACAAGAGCAACATGCACTTTAGGGAATTTGCAAGATATTGGAATCCAAATGTAGGCACGGGGGCTGTAGTTTTGTTAATTTAGAAGTAAAATTGAGTATATTAGATTTTTTGATGTTGCAGACTAGAGAGGCCTGAGGTACGCGGAGATGCTTATTGTAATGGCTTACAGCCTCCATCTCATTAGTTATTAGAATTCTTGGTCTATTCTTTTATCTAACTTAGCAAGACTTGAGAAGGTCTTGCAGATTAATTGTGATTGCAGAGCCACTGAAATTTCAATCCTTGATTGCAAGATAGTTCAATGATTGGACAACTTCATATGCTGGATTTCTTAATAGAGTTTGTGAGGATGCAAATATACTAAAGGATGAAGCATTTTtagggataaaaaaaaattacaattgcattaaaaacaaatttcacTCTAAAATTGCTAGTAAATTTCACAATTAAAACAGTAACTAATACGTTAAATTAAATGTGGATTTGTTTAGTACACATTATCTTCCTATAAAAAGTAATCTTATaaggttaataaaaaaataaatgcttacaATGTAgaaaatactatattattattaaaaaatattagaactacataacatttttacatttagtaatgtaattttttttttcacattactggttttaatttgtttatgaattaaataagacaattaaattaaataagaattaaaatacttttttttttattacatttgaatatagaattcaaataatgttttcttttcACAGGTATTGCTGGACAGTTGCAAAGAGCACACAGAAAGCATGCGTTTTCCAGCTCTCCGCTCCACCTGCATTTTGAGCATGCTCAGTTTGATTCATTGCATTCCCGTTCATCAGGATGACCTGAAAAATGTCAAACTGCAGGCAAAGACCATCATCGTCAGAATCAGGGAACACATTGACGGGGTAACGAGTTAGAACTCATAaatttaacatgaactaatgcatGTAAAATTCATCGAGACTTAATTTTTCTTTCTATCTCATCTTCTCTCACAGCAAAATTTACTTCCAACGCTGATCATTGGGGATCCAGGACATTATCCAGAGATTCCCGCTGACAAACCCATCCAAGGGCTCGGCTCCATCATGGAAACCATTAATACCTTCCACAAGGTTCTTCAGAAGTTTCCAAATAAGCATGTAGACCAGATACGCAGAGATTTATCCACACTTCTGGGTTACCTAGAAGGCATGGATTGCACACTGAAGGAATCAACAAATGGGAAAGCGCTGGACGCTTTTCTAGAGGACAGCGCTTCCTATCCCTTTACTTTAGAGTACATGTCTTTAAACAGACTGAAACAGTTTATGCAAAAGCTGATCGATAATCTGGATCAGCTGAAATTCTGCTGATTAGCAGTTATAGTAtactatttattacaaaaaaaaaaaaaaactatatatttatagaCCAAAGCATTGCTATTATGTAAAAAGAATGGATGCATTACCTGATGGAAGGCTAAAAACATAGCTTGGGATGCCAAGCAATCTTGTCCTTGCTATGTAAACAAGCACTGGCAATCCGATACTTGCACACATACTTGCTGCTTGCAGGATGACATCAGCACTTGCTGAGCATGCTCAATGATGTCACTGTGTTACCAGAAGAAGCAGGTCAGACGCTGCTGGGAAGCTGGAATTATGGCCTCGTTTTACTTCTTGCTGCAACAACACCAGCATCGTAGGATAAAACAGAATTACAcagatatgtatatagtattatatatatttttttcctacaCAGTATGAATCTATGCACTTTGAATATCCTGTGATTATTGTtaatacttttgtatttttgtgtatttatgctttttttataatgtttacaataaataaagatataaataaatgacGTGACTTAATTTTTGTGAATATTAACAGCacttttgttttggtaatcaaaagtataaattatacacaAAACAATAGCACTTTGGTTGAACAGGATTCAGTCGTTTTGGTTCTACATGATTACACTATCTTAACAACACTGCATGATGTTAAACCATCTTAAAATTGAACATGAATAGATGAGGTTGATTAACATGatttaaatatttctatttaaatgagttaatgtttttttgttgaacaGGTATAATTCATGTTAAATGAACACAAATTTTAAAAGCTGGTTTAACATCAGAGTGCTGTTAAGATAATgtgcaattttaaaaaaatgctggattccacacaaatccttcatgttgtccaaacacaaatcggttaagttgaataatttttacaaatttaagtggattgaaaaaaaactattaagttgggaaaaaaacatcaagaattgtgttgtttcaactcattttatgtAGTTTCAGCAAGCAGCAAAGGTAATTCTTTTGAGTGTGGTGTAATCATGTGAAACCACTGTCCATGGTTAAATTATATTCAagcagtgctgtttttttttttttgttatatatacagttgaagtcggaattattaaaccccctgaattattagctcctttgtttattttttccctaatttctgtttaactttctgtttaatttaactttttcaacacatttctaaacataatagttttaataactcatttctaataactgacttattttatctttgccatgatgacagtaaataatatttgactagatatttttcaagacacttctatacagcttaaagtggcttaactaggttaataaggcagGATAggataattatgcaagttattaccaatggtttgttctgtagactatcaaaatatatatatagcttaaagaactaataattttgaacttaaaattgtttttaaaaattaaaaactgaaaataaaacatatcagactttcaccagaaaataattatgatcagacatactgtgaaaatttccttgctgttaaacataatttgggaaatatatataaaaaaagaataaaattacaaagggggtttaataagaAATTTTGGCTCATTTAATTTGCTTAAAACAacgtaaaataaaaattgtggaaGCAACCATGCTGACATTACTGTAAAACATTACAAAAGTGTATTACCGAGACAGCCGAAACTAATTTTAGGTGCATTTTAAATACTGCATCAAATAAATGTTTATCTTCAATCCAATcaaacatgcagttgaagtcaggcTAATAAGGGGCTCATGGCCTTAAAATggctgttaaaaaaattaaaaactgcttttattctagctaaaataaaacaaattagactttctccagaagaaaaaatattatcagaaatactgtgaaaatttccttgctctgttaaacataatttgagaaacatttaaaaaagaaacttaaaggggggctaataattctgacttcaactgtacatgctggCATCACTCTCTTTTATAAAGTCAGTAAAAACAaaaccgttttttttttgttcagtttatcAACAAGTTTTTAGTACACAAGTTATTTAACAAGGGATGGCAGAAATAGACTGTTGGCATTTATAAAAGTACATCTGTTTTCAAAGATTGAGGAGAGCAGTTAATTAATGACAGCTAAACCACATGTAGACAAAGTCCATATTGACAACAGCCGCCAACTGATCAAGTCTACAAATCTCTaactttataatgtttttaaaaaaactgtcTGTACTGTACCAGGAGGCGATACGAAACTTGTCATGGATTTCTCTTGATAAACTTATTTCAAGAGACGTCCAAATATAGAAGGAAACAAAGTGTCACGATATCAACAGATTTTCCTTCAGTTCATAAAAACTCAATGGAGCCAACGCCTATAATTCCATCCTCTGAGAATTTTGGAAGACTTTAACATGTTCCTCATCTCAGCTGCTGAACCATTTGCTCTTCTTGACTGCAGTTTTGGTGTTTGATTTGCCCATCAGTTTGTTTTTGTACTGGTTGACCAAACTGTCAAAGCGAGCGTCCTCTCTGTTCTGGAAATTTCTCTTCGCAGGTTTGGCAGGCTGAAACAAGAGACATAGGAAATATAAACAAGAATGTAATAGATACAAAACATTACTAATAACAAAAGTTGGAAATGTTGTACAGTTTCAGGGtgacattacattattattagcaCTTGTTTTAGCTGAGAATTGTATGTGAAGGACTATATGTTTTTCTTGTCACTGGAGATTTGGTAGGTGTGTAGAcgctgtgtgtttttattattttaaatctgatttaattATGAACAAACAATTGAATGCATAAGTAAACAAAACTTTCATTCAACTCTTTGAGACTTACCTTCATATTCATGCTGATTTTTGAAGTGGATTTAGACATGTTCCTCTCTTTCCTGCTGGGCGTTTTCTTCAATTTTACCACAGGTTGTTTCCCTTTATCACGTTTCCTGAGGAATAGTTTGAGGGTCATTGTGAATAACAgtctatttacatggtggactgtgtaagtggaaaaactgaacgcttcactagcaagaaaacagttaaacagacaatCAGCAGCACaaagataaagaatgagcctgcattcggcctctttactttctctttactttactcctttactttcgtggagttaGGAAATGATGTCGTACGTAATCCGCTGAAGACATGccttagcctacatatttaatttcgtttgttaagcgcaaaacgaataaatgaacaataataatgaagtgtggtcaaaaagtgTGAAGTGTGGAGTTATATCCAatcacatgtcctattcttatgccccacatGGTGATACGTCTCAGAAactcgacaggtggacaaatctaaacttgtttttattaaaacaaatataagtatGCATATactaaataatactgctaataataataacattatacaaatgcacatTGTCATGAATCATCTGAAAaaaacaatgcaccttaacacatctcctttatagaccagcacacctatgagtccacaaagtagcgcaaatggatttgctatttaaacagcgtggcacaacatgtgaaaaattacagttgcgctggtctaaaaataccAATAAATCACACTAATACATCTTGTGCCCTATTGCACTGGGTAATAGGTCCCATTCAGCCCCTTAAGAAGATTTTGAGAAACGCAGCCCTAGGCTTTTAAACAGTACTAATATCCAAAAAGAAAAATCCAGGACAAAAAATTATTATCTCCAGGACATTTGGTCATTTCTGGCAAATTCCAGATGATTTCCATGACTGGAAAACAACCCTTTAAATTTTAAGGTTTTCCAGGATGTGTGGAAATCCTGGTcaatgctaccaagccgaccaatcacagagcttgcactatacATCATCGTGATGAGTAGAGTCGGCAAAAGGGTATGCGACTGTGTGAAAGCTACTTGACAATTGTACTtgaggcagaagtataaatcaggctttaatGTATCAACAGTTCTGGGTTTAGTTTCTTATGTGGTGAGTGAGTCGTACCTTATCTTCGGGCCTTTATGTGAAGGCATGTGCAGGACCTTCATCCGCTTTTTGCCATCCTTCAGTTCAACATGCTCCACCTCTGGTTTGGTTCTAAAACCAGAGAACTGGCTTCCCTGTGCCATCTCCTGTTTCCCTGCGTTAAACTTGCCCTTACTAGCAATAACATTTCCTTTCTGCAAGAGACCTTTTGTCTTTCCTTTAAACTGCTGTGGCTGTTCTGCTTTTTGGCTTCTCTCATGTTTGAGTCCCTTCTATTGAGGCAAAAAAAGACACAATTTATGAATATCTGAATTCAAAATGTACaagtatttctttttaaaatgcatcCAAATCTCACCTTGCTGTTTTCCAGACGAATGGCTTTAATTTTCAGCTTCCTGCCATCCTCCAATGAGAACTCCACTATAGGCCTCTGACGTCAGTGACACAGGAAATAACATCACGCATTCGCAATTAAACATTTGGTCTTGGTTACTAACTAGACCCCAGCTAGCTATTGCTCAACGCTAAATATTTTCCCATTTTATATTAGGTGAAATACCCATGAGTCTTAGCCACAAATGCCATGGAACAGAACGAATCATCTGATTTTTGAGAAGTTGCGTTAAATACAGATCAAAACACATTCCGCTGGGCGTCTGAGGAACGTTAGTTTGTTCATCATTGCGTTTCTTTTTCCTGCATTGAAAAACACTGAAGCACGACTGCTGTGATCCTAAAGCcctcaatatatataatatttcaatatttataaaCAGGCAAGCTATAGTAACAAAAAGGAATGAGCCTGAAAATAGCTAAAATTCTTCAAGGAGTTAACAATGTTGCTCATTTatctttttagaaatattttgacTTAATAGAGGAACAAACAGGTTATCAAATATCCCATCTAATAGGAAAAAGTGGCCAAAAAAATAGCTtgaacaaaaacagaaaattgTGGTGGTCTACCTTTTGGGGGCCAAAGATGTCCGGGTTGTTGTTGAGGTGACGTAGGGCTTGTATAGCATGTTCGTGTTCTTGAAACTCCACAAAGCCGTATCCTAGGGACTGACCCATCACCTGACCCTTAACCGGCTTCTTGTCATACATTATACGACACTGAAGACACATAACAATAGAGAAAGAGATCATCAGGAAATGGAAGTTATGTGATGATTTGGTTGTGCTAACAAAAGATAGCATATGcaatcctggaccacaaaacaaagtttaaagtgtcctttttaaattgagatttaaaCATCACATGAAAGCCGAATAAATAAGCTTCCATTAATTTATAATGTATTATGATAGGGAAGGACAGAGATACATATATTTGAAAATCTAGAGAGTTAAAGAGCCACTATTATGcgtttttgaaaatgactttcGATGCAGAGTGTAACACAAATACAGAACTCAAGCCCCTCCCATTTGTTGCACATgcagacctgggaaaattgaaacccccagcacaacccacaaacactgtatcaaaaaaaaaaagacaaaaactgtagcagatcctggctgaatcatgtcgcgaagacgctgtgctctgaagtgtaaGGGAAAGTTACTGTTACTTTTTCAACCCAAAAATGAGACTGAAAAGTCAGCGGTTGAAGTTTTTTTACCTCTGTAAATACCTCAGCATTGTAGCCCCAGCCTTGTGTTGTGTTCCCGTAATTTTTCGgacaagtgcttcagcaatctacacgcttacaacgggggattcatcggccgtttgttaaaggaaggatcagataAGACTTTTGATGTAttggaactttatcagtacacagttcatggatcagttccttcctccattttACAAGTATAAGTAACTGAAGTGCAATTAAAATAATTGTCTTTGTTTTCTTTAGcttgcaaaatgtgtatttaattgtgttttgttacttgtaatcactCCACGCGGCTTGTtctgtatctggttaactttatattctcatatcgcgtctaaaaccacgttgaaaatgcgGCGCATGCTGCTTtatttacggatttaaatgcatttgtgagcacACTGTGTGTGAGCTGTACAGTGTGGGCAGCTTTTCCTAAACATGtgcagcggtcaagtttcaaaacaaGTCAGCATTTGCCACTATGTGGATTAATACCGAATGTGTGTTATGGTTAAGAATGGAGCagtatgctggtgttaaactgcattgctttaatgcactcctgcttACACATATACTCTGCATTCTGACTACTTCAAagttgttgataagccgtggtgggtgaatctctgtctcacactgaacAGAGTCGATCAATCACAACAGGCtgagtcatcagaccaatcagtgcagattagcatcgtgctaaggagAGGTTTTGGAACAAATTAACGGGAGTCATATGGGAGTCGTGGGGATgcttagataaaaataaatgcatattataagacaacgaaaatgttttttgaccttgtaagcatatcagcctgttgttgcaGACCCCAAAaccgaaatatgaccctttttaatgcataattggtgctctttaaaaaaaaaaacctaaacactGAGACAATCACCTTTAAAGTAATCCAAATTAAGTAGTTAGTAATCCATGTTGCAATACTtttgatatattaaataatttacagtaggacatttacaaaatgtattcagtatgatttttacttaatattctaaagaTTTTTGGCATGAAAGAAAAATGCATAATTGACTCATACTGTTTATTTTGACTAAAGA
The window above is part of the Danio aesculapii chromosome 18, fDanAes4.1, whole genome shotgun sequence genome. Proteins encoded here:
- the lepa gene encoding leptin a, whose translation is MRFPALRSTCILSMLSLIHCIPVHQDDLKNVKLQAKTIIVRIREHIDGQNLLPTLIIGDPGHYPEIPADKPIQGLGSIMETINTFHKVLQKFPNKHVDQIRRDLSTLLGYLEGMDCTLKESTNGKALDAFLEDSASYPFTLEYMSLNRLKQFMQKLIDNLDQLKFC